The following coding sequences are from one Bacteroidota bacterium window:
- a CDS encoding outer membrane protein transport protein has translation MKKLAVLVVVFVFGTSVLTAGGFQINLQGQKQTGMGHAGTGLCLDNASILFNPGALSFLDSLKGIYIGASFIMPKTTYADYATHYVAHPVKHIGTLLPYMVFINSKKQKTGIADWASIPLLAAKYNGKMIGKVSF, from the coding sequence ATGAAGAAATTAGCGGTTTTAGTTGTCGTTTTTGTTTTTGGCACTTCGGTGTTAACAGCAGGTGGTTTTCAAATTAATTTGCAGGGACAAAAACAAACAGGAATGGGACATGCAGGCACAGGATTGTGCTTGGACAATGCCAGCATTTTATTTAATCCGGGGGCACTTTCTTTCCTTGATTCATTAAAAGGAATATATATTGGGGCGAGTTTTATTATGCCCAAAACCACCTATGCAGATTATGCTACCCATTATGTGGCACATCCGGTTAAACACATTGGAACCCTTTTACCTTATATGGTGTTTATAAATTCAAAAAAGCAAAAAACTGGAATTGCGGACTGGGCATCTATACCCCTTTTGGCAGCAAAGTACAATGGGAAGATGATTGGAAAGGTCAGTTTCTGA
- a CDS encoding S9 family peptidase, whose amino-acid sequence MKKITLFVFLLAVFFQTSIAQEKLLTMEEAVVKQRSTLAPSRLSQLMWVKNTDSYSYVNPGEVQELFICNASDGKVTQAVSLAILNEEVKKIDLTPFKNFPLLKWKNEKQFSFEAFKEEKHLFLVYDIKTKKIINEGTIESTAVGIDVADKTRFIAFTVKNNLFVFDGKNNLIVTNDKDENIVNGQSVHRDEFGISKGTFWSPAGNLLAFYRMDQTMVTDYPIIDWTSRPAKNVNIKYPMAGDKSHEVTVGIYNVSSGKTVFLKTGEPKEQYLTNIAWSKDEQHIYIAVLNREQNEMKLNSYNVATGLFEKTLFAEKHEKYVHPMHPMVFLPNASGQFIWQSERDGFNHLYLYNADGTLVKQLTKGNWIITDLAGFDAKGTKVFYSSTTESGITRNFYSVEVKTGKTTRITSGEGTHTSALSSKGNYIIDNFQSTTIPRNTNIVSTNGKKSKTIHTAKNPLADYKLGQMSLFTLKSESGDDLFCRLFKPVAFDSTKKYPVIVYLYNGPGAQMINNTWNGGGDYWFQYMAERGFVVFTIDGRGSANRGLAFEQAIFHNCGTVEMKDQMVGVNFLKSQKYVDANRMGIFGWSYGGFMSTSIMTRYPEVFKAGVAGGPVVDWSYYEVMYTERYMGTPQSNPKGYAESRTINHIDNLKGKLLIIHGAQDGTVVWQHSIQYIKACVEKNKQVDYFVYPGHEHNVLGKEREHLYQKVTDYFMQNL is encoded by the coding sequence ATGAAAAAAATTACACTCTTCGTTTTCTTGCTTGCTGTATTTTTTCAAACAAGCATTGCTCAGGAAAAACTTTTAACAATGGAAGAAGCTGTTGTGAAACAGCGCAGCACGCTCGCGCCATCCAGGCTAAGTCAGTTGATGTGGGTAAAAAACACCGACTCCTACTCTTATGTAAATCCAGGCGAAGTGCAAGAATTATTTATTTGCAATGCTTCTGATGGAAAAGTAACTCAAGCAGTTTCTTTGGCAATTCTGAATGAAGAAGTAAAAAAAATCGATCTGACACCCTTCAAAAACTTTCCACTACTCAAGTGGAAAAACGAGAAACAATTTTCATTTGAGGCTTTCAAAGAGGAGAAACACTTGTTTTTAGTTTATGACATTAAAACAAAAAAAATCATCAACGAAGGCACAATCGAATCTACAGCAGTGGGAATAGATGTTGCAGACAAAACACGATTTATTGCATTTACCGTTAAAAATAATTTATTTGTGTTTGATGGTAAGAACAATTTAATCGTCACAAACGATAAAGATGAAAACATAGTAAATGGACAATCTGTTCACCGTGATGAATTCGGAATTTCCAAAGGTACTTTTTGGTCGCCAGCAGGTAACTTACTTGCTTTTTACCGCATGGATCAAACGATGGTAACCGACTATCCAATTATCGACTGGACATCCCGTCCTGCAAAAAATGTAAACATCAAATACCCAATGGCTGGAGATAAAAGTCATGAAGTAACTGTGGGTATTTATAATGTGAGCAGTGGCAAAACGGTTTTCTTAAAAACAGGCGAACCGAAAGAACAATACCTCACCAACATTGCATGGAGCAAAGACGAGCAACACATTTACATCGCAGTTTTAAATCGTGAACAGAATGAAATGAAATTAAACTCTTACAATGTTGCTACCGGATTATTTGAAAAAACATTGTTTGCAGAAAAACACGAAAAGTATGTTCACCCCATGCATCCGATGGTCTTTTTACCGAATGCTTCCGGACAGTTTATCTGGCAAAGTGAACGTGATGGATTCAATCATCTCTATTTGTATAATGCAGATGGAACACTTGTAAAACAATTGACCAAAGGAAATTGGATCATCACCGACTTAGCTGGTTTTGATGCAAAAGGCACTAAAGTGTTTTATTCTTCCACAACTGAAAGTGGCATTACCCGAAATTTTTATTCCGTAGAAGTGAAAACCGGAAAAACAACACGGATCACATCCGGTGAAGGAACGCATACAAGTGCATTGAGCAGTAAAGGAAATTACATCATCGACAACTTCCAAAGCACAACGATTCCGCGCAACACAAACATCGTAAGCACCAACGGGAAAAAATCTAAAACAATTCACACCGCAAAAAATCCATTAGCAGATTATAAACTCGGACAAATGAGTTTGTTCACTTTAAAAAGTGAAAGTGGTGACGATTTATTTTGCAGATTATTTAAACCCGTTGCATTTGACTCAACAAAAAAATATCCGGTGATTGTTTATTTGTATAATGGCCCTGGAGCGCAAATGATTAACAATACCTGGAATGGTGGTGGCGATTATTGGTTTCAATACATGGCAGAAAGAGGTTTTGTAGTTTTCACGATTGATGGAAGAGGAAGTGCCAATAGAGGATTAGCATTCGAGCAAGCCATTTTCCACAATTGCGGTACAGTAGAAATGAAAGATCAAATGGTTGGTGTGAATTTTTTAAAATCTCAAAAATATGTGGATGCAAACCGAATGGGTATTTTTGGTTGGAGTTATGGAGGATTTATGTCGACCAGCATTATGACACGCTATCCGGAGGTGTTTAAAGCAGGTGTGGCAGGTGGACCGGTTGTCGATTGGAGCTATTATGAAGTGATGTATACCGAACGCTACATGGGAACACCGCAATCGAATCCAAAAGGGTATGCCGAATCAAGAACAATAAATCATATTGACAATTTAAAAGGAAAATTATTAATCATTCACGGTGCACAAGATGGCACTGTTGTTTGGCAGCACAGCATCCAATATATCAAAGCCTGTGTTGAAAAAAATAAACAAGTCGATTATTTTGTCTATCCCGGTCACGAACACAATGTTTTAGGAAAAGAACGTGAGCACTTATATCAAAAAGTAACGGATTACTTTATGCAAAATTTGTAA
- a CDS encoding LD-carboxypeptidase, which produces MNLIQPPFLKPGDKIAIVASARKITLQELQTAIDTFKRWGLEVVLSKNLFGSDHQFSGADAERAADLQSALDDDSIKAVISARGGYGTMRIVDQIDFTKFKQHPKWIIGYSDITVLHSHIHNFGIETLHATMPINFSVNAEAVETMQKLLFGEKLVYQIEKHPLNKTGVVEAQVVGGNLSLLYALAGSASSIHTKGKILFIEDLDEYLYHLDRMMVSLKRYGKLSDLAGLVVGGMTDMKDNQIPFGKTAEEIILDAVKDYNYPVCFNFPAGHVNRNLGLVLGRRMKLVVGDTSSSLM; this is translated from the coding sequence ATGAATTTAATTCAACCTCCATTTTTAAAACCAGGCGATAAAATTGCCATTGTAGCTTCCGCTCGCAAAATTACGTTGCAGGAACTTCAAACGGCAATTGATACCTTCAAAAGATGGGGCTTGGAAGTGGTATTGAGCAAAAATTTATTTGGCAGCGATCATCAGTTTTCAGGTGCTGATGCCGAACGTGCAGCGGACTTGCAATCAGCATTGGATGATGATTCCATTAAAGCAGTTATAAGTGCTCGCGGTGGTTATGGGACGATGCGTATTGTTGATCAAATTGATTTTACAAAATTTAAACAACATCCTAAATGGATAATTGGTTACAGTGACATTACTGTATTACATTCACACATTCATAATTTCGGAATAGAAACGTTGCATGCAACAATGCCCATTAATTTTTCTGTAAATGCGGAGGCGGTGGAGACGATGCAAAAACTGTTGTTTGGTGAAAAGTTAGTGTATCAAATAGAAAAACATCCTTTAAATAAAACAGGCGTTGTGGAAGCCCAAGTGGTAGGAGGGAATTTATCCTTACTCTATGCATTAGCAGGAAGTGCTTCGAGCATTCATACCAAAGGAAAAATTTTATTCATTGAAGATTTGGATGAGTATTTATATCATCTCGATCGGATGATGGTGAGTTTAAAACGCTATGGTAAGTTAAGCGACTTAGCAGGATTGGTTGTTGGAGGCATGACTGATATGAAAGACAATCAGATTCCGTTTGGAAAAACGGCAGAAGAAATTATTTTGGACGCAGTAAAAGATTATAATTATCCTGTCTGTTTTAACTTTCCTGCAGGACATGTTAATAGAAATCTAGGGTTGGTGCTTGGACGAAGAATGAAATTGGTTGTGGGAGACACAAGCTCTTCCTTGATGTAA
- a CDS encoding alpha/beta hydrolase fold domain-containing protein, with product MRKLYLFIAGGLILASSASLNAQCAGNRYHDYIFPATPTKTADVVYGTNIKETGSSQTLLMDVYQPTGDVSTSRALVIVAHGGSFIGGSKTGTDVVPLCNDLAKLGYVAVSIEYRLGMNNFPIPGPDSSDATEAVMRAVHDGRAAVRYMRKNARVGGNTYKIDTNNIFFAGVSAGGFIALHLAYLDQLAEYPNYIDTLQPGLLGGVEGLSGSQGYPSNVKAVVNICGALGDTTWIKPGDEPVLSFHGTNDNTVPYGSAIIVLSGFYPLLEVDGSSSVHEQANAMGLENCFVTWPGQDHVPEVGTSASALAHYDSTITITRNFLEHYTCGVPLNCNYTATPALGLDELSAEAAFAIYPNPANTSATVDLSQFNGYEVAIELYDAMGRQVKSISNIKTDTYIMQRDNLQSGIYFMNVMVDGRRFSKKIIFE from the coding sequence ATGAGAAAACTTTACTTATTTATTGCCGGAGGTTTAATTTTGGCATCTTCAGCATCATTAAACGCGCAATGTGCAGGCAATCGCTATCACGATTATATTTTCCCTGCGACTCCTACTAAAACAGCCGATGTTGTTTATGGAACTAACATTAAGGAGACTGGTTCATCCCAAACCTTATTAATGGATGTGTATCAACCAACCGGTGATGTTTCTACATCACGTGCTTTGGTTATTGTTGCGCATGGCGGAAGTTTTATTGGAGGATCAAAAACAGGAACAGATGTTGTACCTCTTTGTAATGACTTAGCAAAATTAGGATACGTAGCTGTTTCTATTGAGTACCGCTTGGGAATGAATAACTTTCCAATACCGGGACCAGATTCATCGGATGCAACAGAAGCAGTAATGCGCGCTGTGCATGATGGAAGAGCTGCTGTTCGTTATATGAGAAAAAATGCACGCGTTGGTGGAAACACTTATAAAATTGACACGAACAATATCTTTTTTGCAGGTGTTTCTGCAGGAGGATTTATTGCATTGCACTTAGCATACTTAGATCAATTGGCCGAATACCCAAATTATATTGACACACTACAACCAGGATTACTTGGTGGTGTTGAAGGATTGAGTGGAAGTCAAGGTTACCCTTCCAATGTAAAAGCTGTTGTAAATATATGTGGAGCGCTTGGTGATACCACTTGGATTAAACCGGGCGATGAACCTGTGTTGAGTTTCCATGGAACAAATGACAATACAGTACCTTACGGCTCAGCGATTATTGTTCTTTCCGGATTTTATCCGTTGTTAGAAGTAGATGGAAGTTCAAGTGTTCATGAACAAGCAAACGCTATGGGTTTAGAAAATTGTTTTGTAACATGGCCAGGACAAGATCATGTTCCTGAAGTAGGAACAAGCGCATCAGCCTTGGCACATTATGATTCAACCATTACCATTACACGTAACTTCTTGGAACATTACACCTGTGGAGTTCCGCTCAATTGCAATTACACAGCAACGCCTGCTTTAGGGCTGGATGAACTTTCTGCAGAGGCTGCATTTGCCATCTATCCAAATCCGGCAAATACTTCTGCAACAGTTGACCTTTCTCAATTTAACGGATACGAGGTAGCAATTGAATTGTATGATGCAATGGGACGTCAAGTAAAAAGCATCAGCAACATTAAAACAGATACCTACATTATGCAACGCGATAATTTGCAAAGCGGTATTTACTTTATGAATGTGATGGTGGACGGAAGACGCTTCAGCAAAAAAATTATTTTTGAATAG
- the metG gene encoding methionine--tRNA ligase, which produces MKFKRHTVTAALPYANGPVHIGHLAGCYLPADIYVRFLRSKGEDVKFICGSDEHGVPITIKAKKEGITPQQVVDKYHKMMGNSFKEFGVSFDIYSRTSSKTHHETASAFFKNLYDKKVFVEEITEQYFDEKANQFLADRYIVGTCPKCANENAYGDQCEKCGSTLNATDLINPKSTLSGEKPVLKKTKNWFLPLDKMQPQIEAYIDSHKEWKSNVFGQCKSWLNAGLQPRAMTRDLDWGVKVPVEGAEGKVLYVWFDAPIGYISATKDLTKDWELYWKDKETKLVHFIGKDNIVFHCIIFPAMLMAEGSFILPENVPANEFLNLEGDKISTSRNWAVWLHEYLIEFKDKQDVLRYTLCANAPESKDNDFTWKDFQAKNNNELVAILGNFVNRTLVLTHKYYEGKVPVAAEYTKSDLLLLEEITKYPAKIAASIEQYRFREALGELMNLARLGNKYLADNEPWTLIKTDEKRVQTIMNLSLQISANLAVLMEPFLPFTAKKLSTMLNLNSGLKWNDATRTDLLLAGHQINTAALLFDKIEDETITAQVQKLADSKKLNEESNTSEIEPSKAETSFDEFSKMDIRIGTILEAERVPKTDKLLKLLIDTGIDKRTVVSGIAGYYKPEDIIGQQVSILVNLAPRKIKGIESQGMILMAENNKGELSFVAPTKDTINNGGAVK; this is translated from the coding sequence ATGAAGTTTAAAAGACATACCGTTACTGCCGCTTTGCCCTATGCAAATGGCCCTGTTCATATTGGTCATTTAGCAGGATGTTATTTGCCTGCCGACATATACGTTCGTTTTCTCCGCTCAAAAGGGGAAGATGTAAAATTTATTTGCGGCTCGGATGAACATGGCGTTCCCATTACCATCAAAGCAAAAAAAGAAGGCATCACACCACAACAAGTGGTGGATAAATATCACAAGATGATGGGCAACTCTTTCAAAGAGTTTGGCGTTTCGTTCGATATCTACTCACGTACTTCTTCTAAAACTCACCATGAAACTGCTTCTGCATTTTTCAAAAATCTTTACGATAAAAAAGTTTTTGTAGAGGAAATTACAGAGCAGTACTTTGATGAAAAAGCAAATCAGTTTCTAGCAGATCGCTATATTGTAGGAACATGTCCGAAATGCGCCAATGAAAATGCTTACGGAGACCAATGCGAAAAATGTGGAAGCACTTTAAATGCAACCGACTTAATAAATCCGAAATCAACATTATCCGGAGAAAAACCTGTTCTGAAAAAAACAAAAAATTGGTTTTTGCCCTTGGATAAAATGCAACCACAAATTGAAGCATATATTGATTCTCACAAAGAATGGAAAAGCAATGTGTTTGGCCAATGTAAAAGCTGGTTGAATGCAGGATTGCAACCTCGCGCCATGACCCGCGATTTGGATTGGGGCGTAAAAGTACCTGTTGAAGGTGCCGAAGGAAAAGTATTGTACGTTTGGTTTGATGCTCCTATTGGCTATATTTCTGCAACAAAAGATTTAACAAAAGATTGGGAATTATACTGGAAAGATAAAGAAACCAAATTGGTTCACTTTATTGGGAAAGATAACATTGTTTTTCATTGCATTATCTTTCCTGCCATGTTAATGGCAGAAGGTTCGTTCATTTTACCTGAGAATGTTCCGGCAAATGAATTTTTAAATTTAGAAGGCGATAAAATTTCTACTTCCCGCAATTGGGCTGTTTGGTTGCACGAATACTTGATTGAGTTTAAAGACAAACAAGATGTGCTTCGTTATACCCTTTGTGCAAATGCCCCGGAAAGTAAGGACAATGATTTTACCTGGAAAGATTTTCAGGCAAAAAACAACAATGAGTTGGTTGCCATCCTTGGAAATTTTGTTAACCGCACCTTGGTGCTAACACATAAATATTACGAAGGAAAAGTTCCGGTTGCAGCAGAATACACCAAAAGTGATTTGTTGTTATTAGAAGAAATCACCAAATATCCTGCAAAAATTGCTGCAAGCATCGAACAATATCGTTTCCGTGAAGCATTAGGAGAATTGATGAACTTGGCACGCTTGGGTAATAAATATTTAGCAGATAATGAGCCGTGGACATTGATTAAAACAGATGAAAAACGCGTACAAACCATCATGAACCTATCATTGCAAATTTCTGCAAACCTGGCGGTATTGATGGAACCGTTTTTACCGTTTACTGCAAAAAAATTAAGCACCATGCTCAACCTGAACTCCGGTTTAAAATGGAACGATGCAACACGCACCGATTTGTTATTAGCCGGACATCAGATAAACACTGCGGCATTGTTGTTTGATAAAATAGAAGACGAAACCATTACCGCTCAAGTTCAAAAATTAGCAGACTCAAAAAAACTGAACGAAGAAAGCAATACATCCGAAATTGAGCCATCAAAAGCAGAAACATCTTTTGATGAATTTAGCAAAATGGATATTCGTATTGGAACCATTTTAGAAGCTGAACGCGTTCCTAAAACGGATAAACTTTTAAAATTATTGATTGATACAGGTATTGACAAACGCACTGTTGTTTCCGGAATCGCAGGATACTACAAACCGGAAGATATTATCGGGCAGCAAGTTTCAATCCTTGTCAACCTTGCTCCTCGAAAAATAAAAGGAATCGAAAGCCAGGGTATGATTTTGATGGCAGAAAACAACAAAGGAGAATTGAGTTTTGTGGCGCCAACAAAAGACACCATCAACAATGGCGGGGCTGTAAAATAG
- a CDS encoding 2-oxoacid:acceptor oxidoreductase subunit alpha, with translation MSSKTEIKTDVVILFAGDSGDGIQLTGSQFTTTAALYGNDISTFPNFPAEIRAPQGTIAGVSGFQLHFGSVEIFTAGDAFDVLVVMNAAALKANIKQLKPGGIIIANTDGFDPKNLKLAKYPDGVHPLKDGSLEKYKVYEIDVTKITRTALADSGLGTKEMDRSKNMFVLGYIYWMYNRSIESSIEFLKEQFKKRPELIDANVKVLKAGYHYGDTVETPMNRFEVKPAPVEKGTYRSIMGNQAAALGLIAAAQKAGLTLFYGTYPITPASDILHELSKHKNFGVKTFQAEDEIAAITSSIGASFGGALGVTASSSPGIALKGEAIGLALMLEIPLVIVNVQRGGPSTGLPTKTEQSDLLQAMYGRNGEAPVPVIAAYTPSDCFFGAFEACRLALEFMTPVFFLSDGYIANGAEPWKFPSAADLPELKVTFAKNELKEGESFLPYKRNEKLARPWAIPGTKGLEHRVGGIEKENETGNISYDPENHQLMVKLRQAKVDKIADYIPLQTIDNGNLPAGQAGAKGKLLVLGWGSTYGSIKTAIRELIADGYDVAHAHVKYLNPFPKNLGEILKSYDQVLVPELNNGQLIKIIRDKYFIDAKGLNKIQGMPFTSEELKNKIIELLK, from the coding sequence ATGAGTTCAAAAACAGAAATAAAAACAGACGTAGTCATTCTTTTTGCAGGCGATTCCGGTGATGGTATCCAGTTAACAGGCTCTCAATTCACCACCACAGCCGCATTGTATGGTAATGACATTAGTACATTCCCGAATTTCCCAGCCGAAATTCGCGCTCCGCAAGGAACAATAGCAGGTGTTTCAGGATTTCAATTGCATTTTGGTAGTGTTGAAATTTTTACAGCAGGTGATGCATTTGATGTATTGGTGGTGATGAATGCTGCTGCTCTTAAAGCAAACATCAAACAATTAAAACCGGGCGGAATCATTATTGCCAATACCGATGGATTTGATCCTAAAAATTTAAAATTGGCGAAATATCCGGATGGCGTTCATCCTTTAAAAGATGGCTCGCTCGAAAAATATAAGGTATACGAAATTGACGTTACAAAAATTACGCGCACTGCCCTTGCTGATTCCGGATTAGGAACAAAAGAAATGGATCGTTCTAAAAATATGTTCGTTCTCGGATATATTTATTGGATGTACAACCGCTCCATCGAAAGTTCTATCGAATTTTTAAAAGAACAATTTAAAAAGCGACCGGAATTAATTGATGCGAATGTGAAAGTGTTAAAGGCTGGTTATCATTATGGCGATACGGTGGAAACACCGATGAACCGTTTTGAAGTGAAACCGGCTCCCGTTGAAAAAGGCACCTACCGAAGCATTATGGGTAATCAGGCTGCGGCTTTGGGATTGATTGCAGCGGCTCAAAAAGCCGGACTGACATTGTTTTACGGAACGTATCCCATCACACCGGCTTCAGATATTTTGCATGAATTATCAAAACATAAAAATTTCGGAGTAAAAACATTTCAGGCAGAAGATGAAATTGCTGCCATCACTTCTTCTATTGGTGCTTCTTTTGGTGGTGCACTCGGTGTAACCGCTTCCTCCAGTCCCGGTATTGCTCTAAAAGGTGAAGCGATTGGATTAGCGTTGATGCTTGAAATTCCATTGGTGATTGTCAATGTGCAACGTGGTGGACCAAGTACTGGCTTACCAACAAAAACTGAACAGTCGGATTTATTACAAGCCATGTATGGAAGAAATGGTGAAGCACCTGTTCCTGTAATTGCAGCATATACGCCTTCCGATTGTTTTTTCGGAGCGTTTGAAGCATGCCGATTAGCACTTGAATTTATGACTCCGGTATTTTTCTTAAGTGATGGATACATTGCCAACGGTGCTGAACCTTGGAAATTCCCATCTGCAGCAGATTTACCTGAATTGAAAGTGACATTTGCGAAAAATGAATTGAAAGAAGGCGAATCCTTTTTACCATATAAACGCAACGAAAAGTTAGCACGCCCTTGGGCAATCCCCGGAACAAAAGGATTGGAGCATCGAGTAGGAGGGATTGAAAAAGAAAATGAAACAGGAAATATTTCATACGATCCCGAAAATCATCAATTGATGGTGAAATTGCGTCAAGCGAAGGTGGATAAAATTGCGGATTATATTCCATTGCAAACAATTGATAATGGGAACCTGCCTGCCGGACAGGCGGGTGCAAAAGGAAAATTATTGGTTTTGGGTTGGGGATCCACTTATGGTTCCATTAAAACTGCAATACGCGAATTGATTGCTGACGGATACGATGTAGCCCATGCACATGTGAAATATTTAAATCCGTTTCCTAAAAATTTAGGTGAGATTTTAAAGAGCTATGACCAAGTATTGGTTCCTGAATTGAATAACGGACAATTAATAAAAATTATTCGCGACA
- a CDS encoding aldehyde dehydrogenase has translation MSPQEESNQEIETGKLKIERLLKSQRSFYNSHQTKDITFRLDALKKLKKTILKYEKKILDALWQDLHKSLEEAYLTEVSIVIQEIDNHLKHLKNWSRTETVPTPIYLFPSKSKIVTEPLGVSLIIAPWNYPFQLLMNPLVGSIAAGNCAILKPSPDAACIAKVMEELTLEAFPSNYNCVIQGDRMINELLLKQHFDIIFFTGSSAVGKIIMKAAAANLTPVVLELGGKSPCIVDKDANLDIAAKRIAWGKTINAGQTCIAPDYLFVHEDVKEELLKKIGLHIEKMYGKEIKSSKFYPRIINQRAVERLQKLMLDGKIIYGGNTDIAENFIEPTIIDEIKSEHPIMQEEIFGPILPLLSFQNINEVIDYVNSKEKPLACYFFGNSSQTQKIVATISAGGMCINDTIMHVANHHLPFGGVGNSGIGKYHGKQSFLAFSNQKAVVYASTWIDLPMKYPPFKYFNFIKKFI, from the coding sequence ATGAGTCCACAAGAAGAATCTAACCAAGAGATTGAAACAGGTAAACTAAAAATAGAAAGACTATTAAAATCGCAACGGTCATTTTATAACTCACACCAAACAAAAGATATCACTTTCAGATTAGACGCATTAAAAAAGCTCAAAAAAACTATTTTAAAATACGAAAAAAAAATACTTGATGCTTTGTGGCAAGATCTGCACAAATCTTTAGAAGAAGCCTATTTAACAGAAGTATCTATTGTTATACAAGAGATTGACAATCACTTGAAGCACCTAAAAAATTGGAGCAGAACAGAAACCGTTCCAACACCAATCTATTTATTTCCTTCTAAAAGTAAAATCGTTACTGAACCTTTAGGTGTTTCACTGATTATTGCTCCATGGAATTACCCCTTTCAACTATTAATGAATCCGTTAGTTGGTTCTATTGCAGCAGGAAATTGTGCAATATTAAAACCATCCCCTGATGCTGCTTGCATAGCAAAAGTAATGGAAGAATTAACTCTTGAAGCGTTTCCTTCTAATTACAATTGTGTAATTCAAGGCGATCGGATGATAAATGAATTACTATTAAAACAACATTTCGATATCATCTTTTTTACAGGAAGTTCTGCTGTAGGTAAAATAATTATGAAGGCAGCTGCTGCAAACTTAACTCCTGTAGTTCTAGAGTTAGGTGGCAAAAGCCCATGTATTGTTGACAAAGACGCCAATCTTGATATTGCAGCAAAGCGCATTGCTTGGGGCAAAACCATTAATGCAGGTCAAACTTGCATTGCTCCCGATTATTTGTTTGTGCATGAAGATGTGAAAGAAGAATTACTAAAAAAAATCGGCTTACACATAGAAAAAATGTATGGTAAAGAAATAAAAAGTAGCAAATTTTATCCAAGAATCATTAATCAAAGAGCCGTTGAACGATTGCAGAAATTAATGCTGGATGGGAAAATCATTTATGGAGGAAATACGGATATAGCTGAAAATTTTATTGAACCGACAATCATCGATGAAATAAAATCAGAGCATCCAATTATGCAGGAAGAAATCTTCGGTCCAATATTACCCCTCCTTTCATTCCAAAATATAAATGAAGTAATTGATTATGTAAATTCAAAAGAAAAACCATTGGCTTGTTATTTTTTTGGAAACAGCTCACAAACCCAAAAAATAGTCGCAACAATTTCGGCTGGAGGCATGTGCATTAATGACACAATAATGCACGTTGCTAATCATCATTTACCATTTGGAGGAGTAGGGAATAGTGGCATAGGAAAATATCACGGTAAACAAAGTTTTCTAGCATTCAGCAATCAAAAAGCAGTTGTATATGCTTCCACTTGGATTGATTTACCAATGAAATATCCACCTTTCAAGTATTTTAATTTTATTAAAAAATTTATCTAG
- a CDS encoding group III truncated hemoglobin codes for MTKTDIHSPSDVTKLIKTFYDKLLTSSINHHFVNLNLEEHLPRIDSFWNATLFPDHTYAQNLVEKHMHLPLKKEEFAVWLSFFHATVDELFAGTNADITKNRASSIAYIMQKKLLKD; via the coding sequence ATGACAAAAACGGACATTCATTCACCATCAGATGTAACAAAGCTAATCAAAACTTTTTACGATAAATTATTGACGAGTAGCATCAATCATCACTTCGTAAATCTGAATTTAGAAGAACATCTGCCACGCATCGACAGCTTTTGGAATGCCACGCTCTTTCCAGACCACACCTACGCACAAAATTTAGTAGAAAAACACATGCATTTGCCCTTAAAAAAGGAAGAATTTGCAGTCTGGTTGAGCTTTTTCCATGCTACTGTTGATGAGTTATTTGCCGGAACAAATGCTGATATTACCAAAAACAGAGCCTCCAGCATTGCTTATATTATGCAAAAGAAGCTACTCAAGGATTAA